GTGATGTGTGGCTGATTTCTTTCTGTTGTATGTGATGTAAATGTGCCGCGTTGTGCCGATGAACCGTCACTTTTTACGCCGTTTTTTACTGCAACCTCTCTGAAACCTCTGCACATGCTTGCGTGAGCGAATGTGAGTGTATGCATGTGTCTACAGAATGTCTCCATCCTCTATGCTGAAGCTGGATCTGCGGCTGGAGTCAACCGAGGCTTCGGGGGACATCGCAGAGAGCAGGGGGTCTCCGCCCATAGGGGACAAGGGCTCGTCCATCATCAGGAAGCCCAGCTCACCTCTTCTCCCCTGGACGTCCAGTCCGCCCAGGTCTCCGAGCCCCGACATGCTATCTGAGAAGCCGGGTATCCCATCGCACAAGTCCAGCGGCTGGGTAAAGTCAAAGGGCTGAGAGCTGCCTACAGATGGGTACTGGATGGGTGGCTGGGGCTGCAGGTGGTGGGGGAGCGGCGGCAGCTGcctatgctgctgctgctgctgagcctggccctggtggtggaggtgggtCTGCTGGAGGAAGTGGTGCTGCTGGGCCTGGGGATGGGCCTGGTTCTGGGGTAAGTGCTGGGGCTGGTGGTGGGCTTGTGCTTGGCTGTGGGAGAGGTTCTCCTCTGGGCTGGTCTCTTGTTTTACGTACGGAGCCATCAGGTCACCCGTGTTCAGACCAGAGGGAGAGTTGCTGGGCAGGCCATGCATATGAGCCTGCATCTCCAACTCCTGCAGGTAGTGGGAGGAGGGAAACATTGTCAGTCTCAATTTGGGTTGCAGCAGAATACCGTTTTTAAGGTATACTGTGGTATAAAAATTGCCTATTATCATAAAGTGTACATTTACTTATCCAAGGTATTGGATTCTACCATAttagtgaaaacaaattcaagtttatatcaagtttcatgtctgtaagGACAGAATATTTCATAAAATTAGAGTAAAGCGTTTgttctcttctgtttttatttccttaaGGGTGACTGTaactaacaataataataataaatgtatttgctgtgattgtgtttctctgcatgagtgtgtgtgtgtgtgtgtgttacctggatGCGTAGCAACAGCTGTTTGTTGGCCATCTCCATCCTTTTGAAGTTGTTCTCCACCTCCCTGGTCCTCTGAACATCCTTCTGCATGCGTTTGATGTACTCCACAGACGCCCGCAGTATAGTGCCTTTGTTCCAGCGCACATCACTATACACACAGTAAATTACAGACAGGCAATTTCCAGAGGTAAGTAACAGCAGtaactgattttatttaaatactttactgtcactgaaaacacagtgtAGCAAAAGCAACTCACAGGTCGTTGGTTTTGGGGATCATGGTGCCGAGCTCTTTGATACGATCATTGATGTTGAATCGCCTCCTCCTTTCAACTAAGAAGAGGCAAAGGAAAAACAAGATGAAGACAATAGTACAAAGAACTCAAAGGCatgaaagaaggaaaataagaagAACTTGTTCAAGGCAAATTGTGGTCTTTGGAACTACAGAAATCAATGAAACGCTAGTTCACAGTTAAGCTTAGGCAAGTAAGATTGCAAAAGGAACTGACTGCAGCTGTCCCCCTTGGCACTACATGTTACATGAACATAAGGTTTAGTTAGGTTAAATTAATCCACTATCTTGCAAATTTCTTCAACTTCTAATACTgcatactgcacacacacacacacacacacacacacacacagtcacacacagtcacatacagTCACAGGCAATTACACTCAGGTGCCAGAACAGCAGAAATGACCAGGTTAACCATCCACCCACTAGTTGCACTATGTCAGCTAAATCAGAGCCAGGCTATATAAAACTGTTTTTGCAAGAGAcagattagtgtgtgtgtgtgtgtgtgtgtgtgtgtgtgcctgtttcCTAGGGCATGTACGGTACTGGGATGAGAGAGTAGAAAAGAGCATGCTGAAGGAAAAACTTACTCAGATTGTGGTTGtctttcttctgtctctccttGGCCAGCGCACGGGCTTCTGCATCTTTGCAATAACAAGAAGTGATTAACTAATGACTGAGACTTAGCCGTGTCTCAACACAGATGGTTCTTCAGTGGTGTCAACACATTACACAACATAAATTAAAGGGACAGGTATGAAAtgcttcacattcactcagtcacaaacagatttttatcTTAATAGTTTGACTGAGGATAGATGAAGCAAATAGAGTTGACTTTCGCACCTGAAAGTTCTCGTTTGATGGTTAGGTTGGCGGGACAGGAGTTACTGGTCATAGCGATGGCTGGCCCCTTCATCCCAGGGCCTGTGTACACATCCAGGTGACTGCTAGACAGGGGGAGCTGGGGaagacgcacacagacacacatgcacacaacaaatacaaacattagaaaacagtctatacattacatttattttcaacaatGTTAGCTCCGGATAACTGCAGTTCATAGATCTCTGTGATACCAATGAAGGCACAAGGAGTGTGAAAAAGCATTTGTTCTCTATAAAGTGATAGTTGTCTCATCTGAGACACCAGAGAGTGAAGAAAGCCATATGAAAGTTGGTCATGAACAGGTTTGGTTGTGAATGACATTTCATTCTCTAGTCTGACTCTAAAACTTAGAAAATAATCAGTGCAACGGCATCAATACCTCATCCAAAGTCCAcagtttaaagctgctacaaggagcattcattttttattgattctggcagcccctgAGAACAGAAGCCACTGCCTCCTGTGGTAGGAGATCTTGATCTAGCTAGCTCATACACTGGTTTtggaagtgaaagaaagagccaacacatttttaatatattaagAATACATATAATATCAGTTAAATCAGTATTAAAgaagacctattatgctttttcatttttttatattgattcttgtgcatgtaaaagatcttgaaagcttaaaagcccaaagtctgcaCCTATGgaagctcctctttcccacagaaaacactgctcctgataCACCTGCTcctgacttcttgacatcataCTGTCTCcatgtcacacactcacatattttttttgcctatattcacggtagaagtgaagctaactggaagctgaaaataCGACGGACCCGACCGAAGACATGGTGAGTGTGGTGCTGACTCAGGAGTGTGCgcgctgaccaatcagatcagactgggtatttgggagggggacattaaagagacaggagctaaaacagagcgtttcagacagagggagaatacaga
This Pagrus major chromosome 6, Pma_NU_1.0 DNA region includes the following protein-coding sequences:
- the tfeb gene encoding transcription factor EB isoform X3; translation: MASRIGLRMQLMRDQLQQEEQRERQQQLQQQQNAALQYMQQRMAGPPAPTPAISTPQHYQSMQVPVEVLKVQTHLENPTDYHIRQSMKQQVKEYLSTTYATKQTVHAAAGLVPPSPPTNMGPTGGSASAPPPLHSPHMRPEQLMSGNSAPNSPMAMLNIGSSHEKEMDEVIDDIISMTSNYDDIQGYIDPVQMPNTLPLSSSHLDVYTGPGMKGPAIAMTSNSCPANLTIKRELSEARALAKERQKKDNHNLIERRRRFNINDRIKELGTMIPKTNDLDVRWNKGTILRASVEYIKRMQKDVQRTREVENNFKRMEMANKQLLLRIQELEMQAHMHGLPSNSPSGLNTGDLMAPYVKQETSPEENLSHSQAQAHHQPQHLPQNQAHPQAQQHHFLQQTHLHHQGQAQQQQQHRQLPPLPHHLQPQPPIQYPSVGSSQPFDFTQPLDLCDGIPGFSDSMSGLGDLGGLDVQGRRGELGFLMMDEPLSPMGGDPLLSAMSPEASVDSSRRSSFSIEDGDIL
- the tfeb gene encoding transcription factor EB isoform X2; this encodes MASRIGLRMQLMRDQLQQEEQRERQQQLQQQQNAALQYMQQRMAGPPAPTPAISTPQHYQSMQVPVEVLKVQTHLENPTDYHIRQSMKQQVKEYLSTTYATKQTVHAAAGLVPPSPPTNMGPTGGSASAPPPLHSPHMRPEQLMSGNSAPNSPMAMLNIGSSHEKEMDEVIDDIISMTSNYDDIQGYIDPVQMPNTLPLSSSHLDVYTGPGMKGPAIAMTSNSCPANLTIKRELSDAEARALAKERQKKDNHNLIERRRRFNINDRIKELGTMIPKTNDLDVRWNKGTILRASVEYIKRMQKDVQRTREVENNFKRMEMANKQLLLRIQELEMQAHMHGLPSNSPSGLNTGDLMAPYVKQETSPEENLSHSQAQAHHQPQHLPQNQAHPQAQQHHFLQQTHLHHQGQAQQQQQHRQLPPLPHHLQPQPPIQYPSVGSSQPFDFTQPLDLCDGIPGFSDSMSGLGDLGGLDVQGRRGELGFLMMDEPLSPMGGDPLLSAMSPEASVDSSRRSSFSIEDGDIL
- the tfeb gene encoding transcription factor EB isoform X1, translated to MTVKDTAGPAVHQDKDLRHTCTLPLPLGLDCAALTSARPPLPPRPPAMASRIGLRMQLMRDQLQQEEQRERQQQLQQQQNAALQYMQQRMAGPPAPTPAISTPQHYQSMQVPVEVLKVQTHLENPTDYHIRQSMKQQVKEYLSTTYATKQTVHAAAGLVPPSPPTNMGPTGGSASAPPPLHSPHMRPEQLMSGNSAPNSPMAMLNIGSSHEKEMDEVIDDIISMTSNYDDIQGYIDPVQMPNTLPLSSSHLDVYTGPGMKGPAIAMTSNSCPANLTIKRELSDAEARALAKERQKKDNHNLIERRRRFNINDRIKELGTMIPKTNDLDVRWNKGTILRASVEYIKRMQKDVQRTREVENNFKRMEMANKQLLLRIQELEMQAHMHGLPSNSPSGLNTGDLMAPYVKQETSPEENLSHSQAQAHHQPQHLPQNQAHPQAQQHHFLQQTHLHHQGQAQQQQQHRQLPPLPHHLQPQPPIQYPSVGSSQPFDFTQPLDLCDGIPGFSDSMSGLGDLGGLDVQGRRGELGFLMMDEPLSPMGGDPLLSAMSPEASVDSSRRSSFSIEDGDIL